One Rouxiella sp. S1S-2 genomic window, CGTAACTGTAGGCCGCACGGCTGAACGCATCGGCGACCGCTTTTTTATTCACTAATTCGGTGACTGCACCCATTCAGGGTCTCCAGCAAAATATCAATATCTTCAGGCTGATGGGCAGCCGTAATCGTCAATCGCAGCCGTGCGCTGCCCGGAGGCACTGTAGGTGGACGAATGGCGCTTACCCACAGCCCCTGCTCGCGCAGCCGCTGCGCCAACGTCAACGCCGACTGATTATCGCCAACGATCAGCGGCTGAATCGCGCCCGATGACGTCGTCAGTCTCAATCCTATCTGCCCGGCGCCCGCCCTAAAACGGGCAACGTTGGCCGCCAGTTTATCACGCAGGTCATCAGCTTGCTGAATACATGTCAGCGCAGCTTGCAGTGCACAGACCTGTGCAGCGGGCATAGCGGTGCTATAAATCAGATGACGGGCGAACTGTAGCAGATAATCTGCGGTGGCCTCGTCACACAATACGGCGGCGCCGCTGCAGCCAAACGCTTTACCAAAGGTCAGCACCAACAGTTCAGGCTGGATACCTTGCTGCCAGCAACTACCGCGGCCCTTTTCGCCCACAACACCGACACCGTGCGCATCGTCAACCATCAGCCAACCGCCATATTCTCGCGTTAAACGGTGAAGTTCGGCCAGAGGCGCGGCGTCTCCGTCCATGCTGAACACGCCTTCGGTGACAACCAGCGCCTCACCCGCAGTCGGGTTTTCAAGCAGACGACGCAGTGATTCAGGTTGATTATGTGCAAATCTTCGCAGCTGGGCCGGTGAGTGCACCGCCGCTTCCAGCAACGAGGCGTGGCTGAGTTTGTCGGCCAAAATTCTGTCTTCCGCCTGCATCATGGCGGCCAACACCGCCTGATTGGCGGCAAAGCCAGAAATAAACAGCAGCGCACGCGGATAACCCTGCCACTCGGCCAGTTGCGCTTCAAACTGCTGATGCGTGGCTGAAAATCCGGTCACGTGGCCGGAACCGCCGCTGCCCACGCCAAAACGCGTTGCCCCCTGCTGCCAGGCGGCAACCAGGTGGGCATGCTGCGAAAGCCCAAGATAATCATTACCCGAAAAGTTCAGATAACGACAGCCGTCGTGCACCAGCCAGCGACCGTTGC contains:
- the bioF gene encoding 8-amino-7-oxononanoate synthase; protein product: MSWNARIESALDQRRQASAFRQRQPNAGGNGRWLVHDGCRYLNFSGNDYLGLSQHAHLVAAWQQGATRFGVGSGGSGHVTGFSATHQQFEAQLAEWQGYPRALLFISGFAANQAVLAAMMQAEDRILADKLSHASLLEAAVHSPAQLRRFAHNQPESLRRLLENPTAGEALVVTEGVFSMDGDAAPLAELHRLTREYGGWLMVDDAHGVGVVGEKGRGSCWQQGIQPELLVLTFGKAFGCSGAAVLCDEATADYLLQFARHLIYSTAMPAAQVCALQAALTCIQQADDLRDKLAANVARFRAGAGQIGLRLTTSSGAIQPLIVGDNQSALTLAQRLREQGLWVSAIRPPTVPPGSARLRLTITAAHQPEDIDILLETLNGCSHRISE